One region of Streptococcus parasanguinis genomic DNA includes:
- a CDS encoding XRE/MutR family transcriptional regulator, translating into MEDLGKVFREFRISKNYSLKEAAGEACSTSQLSRFELGESDLAASRFFDILDNIHVTIENFMDKARNFQHHEHVALMAQIIPLYYSNDIAGFQKLQREQLEKAKHSTNPLYFELNWILLQGLICQRDASYTMKQRDLDKVADYLFQTEEWTMYELILFGNLYSFYEVDYVTRLGREVMEREDFYKEIGRHRKLVLILALNCYQHCLEHCSFENAIYFEAYVEKIIGKSIKLYERNVFHYLKGFELYQKGQTEEGRQQMQEAMHIFDVLGLPEQVAYYQEHFDKFVKNECSK; encoded by the coding sequence ATGGAAGATTTAGGCAAAGTTTTTCGTGAATTTCGAATCAGTAAGAATTATTCGTTGAAAGAAGCTGCAGGAGAGGCTTGCTCGACCTCCCAGTTATCCCGTTTTGAATTGGGGGAGTCGGATCTGGCTGCTTCGCGCTTCTTTGACATTTTGGACAATATCCATGTGACAATTGAGAATTTTATGGATAAGGCCAGAAATTTTCAACACCATGAGCATGTCGCCTTAATGGCTCAGATTATTCCACTTTACTATTCAAATGATATTGCAGGTTTTCAAAAGCTTCAAAGAGAACAACTTGAAAAAGCCAAACATTCCACCAATCCCCTCTATTTTGAGCTGAACTGGATCCTGCTACAAGGCCTGATTTGCCAGAGAGATGCCAGCTACACGATGAAGCAGCGTGATCTGGATAAGGTGGCAGATTACCTCTTTCAAACGGAAGAGTGGACCATGTATGAGTTGATCCTCTTTGGCAATCTCTACAGCTTTTATGAGGTGGACTATGTCACACGGCTTGGGAGAGAAGTGATGGAGCGTGAAGATTTCTACAAAGAAATTGGTCGCCATCGAAAACTGGTCTTGATTCTGGCTCTGAATTGTTACCAGCATTGTTTAGAACACTGTTCTTTTGAAAATGCCATCTATTTTGAAGCCTATGTAGAAAAGATTATCGGCAAGAGCATCAAGCTCTACGAACGCAATGTCTTTCATTATCTCAAGGGATTTGAACTCTATCAAAAGGGGCAAACAGAAGAAGGGCGGCAGCAAATGCAGGAAGCCATGCATATTTTTGACGTGCTGGGACTGCCAGAGCAGGTGGCCTATTATCAAGAACACTTTGATAAATTTGTAAAAAATGAATGTTCTAAATAG
- a CDS encoding MFS transporter, which produces MNRHAVQLISRGAINKIGNMLYDYGNSVWLASMGTIGKTVLGIYQISELVTGILVNPFGGVISDRFSRRKILMTTDLVCGLLCLAISFITNDSLMIAALIFANIVQAIAFGFSRPANKAIITEVVEKEEIVTYNAHLELVLQVVSVCSPVFSFLVLQFASLHMTLLLDALTFFIAFVLVAFLPKEEAKVQERRQFTGKDIFSDIKDGLDYIWHQKEIFFLLLVASSVNFFFAAFEFLLPFSNRLYGVKGAYATILTLGAIGSILGALVANKMKSSMKILLFLLIMAGIGVFIMGLPLPPYLSFSGNLVCEFFVTIFDIHVFTQVQTKVEDDYLGRVLSTIYTLAVLFMPIAKGLMTWLPSVRMKSFLLIGAGVILFSLLAQLVAKQLQSKEQ; this is translated from the coding sequence ATGAACCGACATGCGGTCCAATTAATTAGTCGTGGAGCGATTAACAAAATTGGAAATATGCTCTATGATTATGGGAATAGTGTCTGGCTGGCCTCGATGGGTACTATAGGAAAGACGGTATTAGGGATCTATCAGATTTCTGAGTTAGTGACAGGGATTCTCGTGAATCCTTTTGGAGGAGTGATTTCAGACCGTTTTTCTCGTCGCAAGATTTTGATGACGACCGACTTGGTTTGTGGGCTCCTTTGTTTGGCGATTTCTTTTATCACAAATGATAGCTTGATGATTGCGGCTCTTATTTTTGCCAATATTGTTCAGGCCATTGCCTTTGGTTTTTCTCGACCTGCCAATAAAGCCATTATTACCGAGGTAGTAGAGAAAGAAGAGATTGTGACCTATAACGCTCACTTGGAATTAGTCTTACAGGTTGTTAGTGTCTGTTCTCCCGTGTTTTCTTTCCTAGTTCTACAATTTGCCAGTCTTCATATGACCCTCTTATTAGATGCGCTGACCTTTTTCATTGCCTTTGTCCTAGTGGCTTTCCTTCCGAAAGAAGAAGCTAAGGTGCAAGAAAGGAGACAGTTTACCGGGAAAGATATTTTTTCTGATATCAAGGATGGGTTAGACTATATCTGGCATCAGAAAGAGATTTTCTTTCTATTATTGGTGGCTTCTAGCGTCAATTTCTTTTTTGCAGCTTTTGAGTTTTTACTTCCCTTCTCGAATCGTCTATACGGGGTTAAAGGAGCTTATGCGACCATTTTAACGCTGGGAGCTATTGGATCTATTCTAGGAGCACTTGTTGCCAATAAAATGAAATCAAGTATGAAAATTCTCCTGTTTTTACTGATCATGGCAGGGATAGGAGTGTTCATAATGGGCTTGCCCCTTCCGCCTTATCTTTCCTTTTCAGGAAATTTGGTCTGTGAATTTTTTGTGACCATTTTCGACATCCACGTTTTTACTCAAGTACAAACCAAGGTGGAAGATGATTATCTAGGTAGAGTATTGAGCACAATTTATACCTTGGCTGTTCTCTTTATGCCCATCGCCAAAGGTTTGATGACTTGGTTGCCAAGCGTCCGTATGAAATCATTTCTCTTGATTGGAGCTGGGGTTATTCTCTTTTCACTCTTGGCTCAGCTAGTAGCTAAGCAACTTCAATCAAAAGAACAGTAG
- a CDS encoding MFS transporter, whose translation MNRHAIQLIARGAINRMGNMLYDYGNSVWLASMGTVGKTVLGIYQISELVTSILVNPFGGVISDRFSRRKILMTTDLVCGLLCLGISFITNDSLMIAGLIVANIVQAIAFAFSRTANKAIITEVVEKDEIVTYNARLELTLQVVGVSSPVFSFLVLQFASLHATLLLDALTFFIAFVLVAFLPKEEAKVQEKKRLTGKDIFSDMKDGLHYIWHQKEIFFLLLVASSVNFFFAAFEFLIPFSNRLYGVKGAYATILTLGAIGSIIGALIANKFKSSMEMLLFLLILTGVGVFMMGLPLPPLLSFSGNLVCELFMTIFNIHFFTQVQTKVEGDYLGRVLSTIFTLAILFMPVAKGLMTWLPSVRVESFLLIGAGVILFSLLAQVVAKKLQAKEGTSA comes from the coding sequence ATGAATCGACATGCTATCCAGTTGATTGCTCGTGGGGCGATCAATAGAATGGGAAATATGCTCTATGACTATGGGAACAGTGTTTGGCTGGCTTCGATGGGGACGGTAGGAAAGACAGTGTTGGGGATTTATCAGATTTCTGAACTCGTCACCTCCATTCTAGTCAATCCATTTGGAGGCGTGATCTCAGACCGTTTTTCCCGTCGCAAGATTTTGATGACGACCGACTTGGTTTGTGGTCTCCTTTGTTTGGGAATTTCTTTTATCACAAATGATAGCTTGATGATTGCAGGCCTGATTGTTGCCAATATTGTCCAGGCCATTGCTTTTGCTTTCTCTCGTACGGCTAATAAAGCCATTATCACAGAAGTTGTAGAAAAGGATGAGATTGTGACCTATAATGCCCGCTTGGAGTTGACCTTACAAGTGGTCGGTGTTAGTTCTCCTGTGTTCTCTTTCCTTGTTTTACAATTTGCCAGTCTCCATGCGACTCTCTTACTAGATGCGCTAACTTTTTTCATCGCCTTTGTTCTGGTCGCTTTCCTTCCGAAAGAAGAAGCCAAGGTTCAGGAAAAGAAACGGCTTACGGGAAAAGATATTTTTTCGGATATGAAGGATGGATTGCACTATATCTGGCATCAGAAAGAGATTTTCTTTCTCTTGTTGGTGGCTTCCAGCGTCAATTTCTTTTTTGCAGCTTTTGAGTTTTTGATTCCTTTTTCGAATCGCCTTTACGGGGTCAAAGGAGCATATGCGACCATCTTAACCTTGGGCGCTATTGGCTCTATCATCGGAGCCTTGATTGCTAATAAATTTAAATCAAGCATGGAAATGCTACTTTTCTTATTGATTTTAACAGGAGTAGGAGTCTTCATGATGGGCTTGCCCCTTCCGCCTCTTCTTTCCTTTTCTGGAAATCTAGTCTGTGAGCTCTTTATGACAATTTTTAACATCCACTTTTTTACCCAGGTTCAAACCAAGGTAGAAGGAGACTATCTGGGCCGGGTCTTAAGCACCATTTTTACCTTGGCCATTCTCTTTATGCCTGTGGCTAAAGGCTTGATGACCTGGTTGCCAAGTGTCCGTGTAGAATCTTTTCTCTTGATAGGAGCTGGCGTCATCCTCTTTTCACTCTTAGCACAAGTAGTCGCCAAGAAATTACAAGCAAAAGAAGGTACATCAGCATAA
- a CDS encoding lipopolysaccharide assembly protein LapA domain-containing protein, which produces MNKNNLHYIALLLLILLIAGISLANMQSVTVNFLLVQFKLPLIILILLCVLLGAFVMTLVNFSKGFSLKKELKSTQKQLEEEKKEVKIEEKNNN; this is translated from the coding sequence ATGAACAAAAATAATCTACACTACATTGCTTTATTACTTTTAATTTTATTGATTGCTGGTATTTCCCTTGCAAACATGCAATCAGTCACTGTGAATTTCCTCTTGGTCCAATTTAAATTGCCCTTGATCATTCTGATCTTGCTCTGTGTCCTCTTGGGTGCATTTGTCATGACCTTGGTTAATTTTTCAAAGGGCTTCTCCCTAAAAAAAGAACTCAAGAGCACTCAAAAGCAACTGGAGGAAGAAAAGAAAGAAGTTAAAATAGAAGAAAAAAATAACAACTAA
- the gatD gene encoding lipid II isoglutaminyl synthase subunit GatD, with product MTYTSLESSDQAQYPYSLRIAHLYGNLMNTYGDNGNILMLKYVAEKLGAHVTVDIVSLKDRFDPDAYDIAFFGGGQDYEQTIVSEDLPDKKEDLERFIHDDGVVLAICGGFQLLGQYYIEASGKRIEGLGIMGHYTLNQVNNRYIGDIKIHNEEFNETYYGFENHQGRTFLAEDEKPLGKVVYGNGNNKEDGCEGVHYKNVFGSYFHGPILSRNANLAYRLVSTALKNKYGKDLSLPAYEEILSLEQPEEYADVKSKAPAEQ from the coding sequence ATGACTTATACTTCCCTAGAATCTTCTGATCAGGCACAGTATCCCTACAGCCTGCGTATTGCCCATCTCTATGGCAACTTAATGAATACCTATGGGGACAATGGGAATATCCTCATGCTCAAGTACGTTGCGGAAAAGCTTGGAGCCCATGTCACTGTTGATATCGTCTCTCTCAAAGACCGGTTCGACCCTGATGCCTACGATATCGCCTTTTTCGGCGGCGGGCAAGACTACGAACAGACCATTGTATCCGAGGATCTACCAGATAAAAAAGAAGACCTCGAACGCTTCATTCATGACGATGGTGTAGTCCTTGCTATCTGTGGTGGCTTTCAGCTTCTAGGCCAATACTACATTGAAGCTTCTGGCAAACGCATTGAGGGACTTGGCATTATGGGCCACTATACGCTCAACCAAGTCAACAACCGCTATATCGGTGATATCAAAATCCATAACGAAGAATTTAACGAAACCTATTATGGTTTTGAAAACCACCAAGGTCGGACCTTCTTGGCTGAGGATGAAAAACCGCTGGGTAAGGTCGTCTATGGAAATGGGAACAACAAAGAAGATGGGTGCGAAGGGGTTCATTACAAGAACGTCTTTGGCAGCTACTTCCACGGTCCTATCTTGTCCCGAAATGCCAATTTGGCCTATCGACTAGTGAGCACTGCTTTAAAAAATAAATATGGCAAGGACCTTTCCCTACCGGCTTATGAGGAGATTCTAAGCCTAGAGCAGCCGGAAGAGTACGCTGATGTGAAAAGCAAGGCCCCTGCTGAACAATAA
- the murT gene encoding lipid II isoglutaminyl synthase subunit MurT gives MKINTTLGLLAGKLSGSILEKMGRGSTLPGKVALKFDKDILSQLAKNYEIVVITGTNGKTLTTALTVGILQEAFGPILTNPSGANMISGITTTFLRAKHSKANRPIAVLEIDEASLSRICDYIKPSLFVVTNIFRDQMDRYGEIYTTYQMILDAIHKVPTATVLLNGDSPLFNSQTLSNPIQYYGFDTDKSEPQLAHYNTEGILCPHCHNILKYKLNTYANLGDYICEHCGFHRPSLTYAVSDLLSLTQRSSQFRIQGQDYHINIGGLYNIYNALAAVSVAGFFGVQPEVIKQGFDRSRAVFGRQETFKIGDKECTLVLIKNPVGATQAIEMIKLAPYPFSLSVLLNANYADGIDTSWIWDADFEQITQMDIPEINAGGVRHSEIARRLRVTGYPAEKITEMAELKEVFQRIQQQETPHAYILATYTAMLEFRELLAQEHLIEKEMH, from the coding sequence ATGAAGATAAATACAACCTTGGGCCTTCTGGCAGGAAAGCTTTCCGGCTCTATTCTAGAAAAGATGGGGCGGGGATCAACCCTACCAGGTAAAGTAGCCCTCAAATTTGATAAAGATATTCTCAGTCAACTGGCAAAAAACTATGAGATTGTTGTGATTACAGGGACAAATGGAAAAACCCTGACCACTGCGCTAACAGTAGGTATTCTCCAAGAAGCTTTTGGACCTATTTTGACCAATCCAAGTGGGGCCAATATGATCTCTGGGATTACAACGACCTTCTTACGTGCTAAGCATTCGAAAGCAAATCGACCGATTGCGGTACTTGAAATTGACGAGGCCAGCCTCTCTCGGATTTGTGATTATATTAAGCCCAGCCTTTTTGTGGTCACTAATATTTTCCGGGACCAGATGGACCGCTATGGAGAGATCTATACGACCTACCAAATGATTTTGGATGCTATTCACAAGGTCCCAACTGCAACAGTCTTGTTAAATGGTGATAGTCCGCTCTTTAATAGTCAGACCTTATCCAATCCGATCCAATATTATGGATTTGATACTGACAAATCAGAGCCACAACTAGCTCATTACAATACGGAAGGAATCCTGTGCCCGCATTGCCACAACATCCTCAAGTACAAGCTCAATACCTATGCTAATCTTGGGGATTATATCTGTGAGCACTGTGGTTTCCACAGGCCTTCTCTGACTTATGCCGTATCGGATCTCCTCTCATTAACCCAGCGCTCTTCCCAATTCCGGATCCAAGGGCAAGATTACCACATCAATATCGGTGGTCTCTACAACATCTATAATGCCTTAGCAGCTGTTTCCGTTGCTGGATTCTTTGGGGTTCAACCTGAAGTGATTAAGCAAGGATTTGATCGCAGTCGCGCTGTCTTTGGTCGCCAGGAAACCTTTAAGATTGGGGATAAGGAATGTACCCTAGTCCTGATTAAAAATCCGGTTGGTGCGACCCAAGCCATTGAAATGATCAAACTAGCCCCTTATCCCTTTAGCTTGTCGGTTCTCCTCAATGCGAATTATGCAGATGGGATTGATACCAGCTGGATTTGGGATGCCGACTTCGAGCAAATCACTCAGATGGACATTCCAGAGATCAACGCTGGCGGGGTGCGCCACTCTGAGATTGCTCGGCGACTTCGGGTCACTGGCTATCCTGCAGAAAAGATCACAGAAATGGCTGAATTAAAAGAGGTTTTCCAACGCATCCAGCAACAGGAAACCCCTCACGCTTACATTTTAGCTACCTATACAGCCATGCTAGAATTCCGTGAACTTTTGGCCCAAGAACACCTGATTGAAAAGGAGATGCACTAA
- the cdaA gene encoding diadenylate cyclase CdaA, which yields MNIQQFSNPQFWTSLFPNWWSVIINIIDIALVAWLLYFLIKAIVGTKIMILVRGVIIFFLAQFLANFLGLTTISWLINQVITYGVIALVVIFSPEIRIGLERLGRATEFFTTSEVSQEEKMVQAYVKAVAYMSPRKIGALVAIQGARTLQEYISTGIPLDAEISGELLINIFIPNTPLHDGAVIVRNDKIAVSCAYLPLTENTGISKEFGTRHRAAIGLSEVSDAFTFVVSEETGGISMTYNGTFRHDLTLEEFEAELRSFLVPEENKTSSWKERLFGRVTK from the coding sequence ATGAATATTCAACAGTTTTCAAATCCACAATTTTGGACCAGTTTGTTCCCAAATTGGTGGAGTGTTATTATCAATATCATCGATATTGCCCTGGTGGCTTGGTTGCTGTATTTTTTGATCAAGGCCATCGTCGGGACCAAGATCATGATTTTGGTGCGTGGAGTTATTATCTTTTTCTTGGCTCAATTTTTAGCCAATTTTTTGGGTTTAACGACTATTTCTTGGCTGATCAATCAAGTGATTACCTATGGGGTTATCGCGCTGGTTGTGATTTTCTCCCCTGAAATTCGGATTGGCTTAGAGCGTTTAGGTCGGGCGACAGAATTTTTTACGACGAGTGAAGTCAGTCAGGAAGAGAAAATGGTACAGGCCTATGTCAAGGCAGTGGCTTATATGAGCCCACGTAAGATTGGTGCCTTGGTAGCTATTCAAGGGGCCAGAACCCTTCAGGAATACATTTCCACAGGGATTCCACTAGATGCGGAAATTTCAGGAGAATTGCTGATTAATATCTTCATTCCTAATACTCCTTTGCACGATGGAGCGGTCATTGTCCGCAATGATAAAATTGCCGTTTCTTGTGCCTACCTGCCCTTGACGGAAAATACCGGAATTTCAAAAGAGTTCGGAACGCGTCACCGCGCAGCCATTGGTTTGTCTGAAGTTTCGGATGCCTTTACCTTTGTGGTATCAGAAGAAACGGGCGGGATCTCTATGACCTATAATGGAACCTTCCGACACGATTTAACTTTAGAAGAGTTCGAGGCAGAATTGAGATCCTTCTTGGTTCCTGAAGAGAATAAAACGAGTAGTTGGAAAGAGCGTCTATTTGGGAGGGTGACAAAATGA
- a CDS encoding CdaR family protein — protein sequence MRSKKEFLYVFASVLLSFILFINASSFNFQNNSSARQVSSETYTNTLTNIPIDAKYNDKTYFVSGLTSEVTVFLKGSNRVALASEMQPGTRKFRVVADLRKAKEGTVEVPLIVEDLPAGLTATVEPQKVSVKIGKKAKKSFAVRATIPDNQIVDGITVSDISLETTKVEVTSDQETLSRIDHVQAVFPSSEIISGNYSGTISLNAVDAQGNVLPGLVKPSETRIQVTTKSSSSTSSSSSSSSTSSSSSN from the coding sequence ATGAGATCGAAAAAAGAATTTCTTTATGTTTTTGCCTCCGTCTTATTGTCCTTTATCTTGTTTATTAATGCGTCATCCTTTAATTTTCAAAATAATAGCAGCGCTAGACAAGTAAGTTCAGAGACCTACACCAATACCTTGACCAATATTCCGATTGATGCCAAGTACAATGACAAGACATACTTTGTCAGTGGGTTAACATCGGAAGTAACAGTCTTTCTAAAGGGTTCAAACCGGGTCGCTCTAGCAAGCGAAATGCAGCCGGGAACTCGGAAGTTTCGCGTGGTAGCGGATCTTCGTAAGGCCAAGGAAGGTACCGTTGAAGTGCCGTTGATTGTGGAAGATCTTCCGGCTGGTTTGACCGCAACCGTAGAGCCTCAGAAAGTTTCTGTAAAAATCGGGAAGAAAGCGAAAAAATCGTTTGCGGTCAGGGCTACGATCCCGGACAATCAAATTGTGGATGGAATAACGGTTTCGGATATTTCTCTTGAAACCACCAAGGTAGAAGTGACCAGCGATCAAGAAACCTTGAGTCGCATTGATCATGTCCAAGCGGTCTTCCCATCCAGTGAGATCATTAGTGGAAATTATAGCGGAACTATTTCCTTAAATGCAGTAGATGCCCAAGGAAATGTTCTACCAGGTTTGGTCAAGCCGAGTGAAACACGGATTCAAGTGACCACAAAGAGTAGCTCGTCTACGTCAAGCTCAAGCAGCTCGTCGTCGACCTCCTCCAGTTCAAGTAATTAG